In the genome of Megalops cyprinoides isolate fMegCyp1 chromosome 7, fMegCyp1.pri, whole genome shotgun sequence, one region contains:
- the usp11 gene encoding ubiquitin carboxyl-terminal hydrolase 11 yields MAATAAGAAEPPGLETQRRDIEALVQNHDLRAGDSWYLLDRRWYEQWKEYVETGDQNSSSFPGQIDNAELFEELESYHLKERLVENEDFVLIPAEAWHKLLSWYGMVADQPPLERKVVDLPSTVKVEVYPVEIFLCLHSNMDNVLTAQFSRADTITTIQKTMRKQFEVPESAETRLWMKSSDTSCERLRNIHMTVLDSCLSSGMTVIMEMRNADGTWPSSRPQIMRNSEEQDSYRGQPGVCGLTNLGNTCFMNSALQCLSNTPPLTEYFLRNGYLDELNFTNPLGMKGEIAEAYADVIKQMWSGRHYSVVPRIFKTKVGHFASQFLGYQQHDSQELLSFLLDGLHEDLNRVKNKEYIELRDADGRPDQEVAEEAWRNHRRRNDSVIVDTFHGLFKSTLVCPECHKVSVTFDPFCYLSVPLPVSKERVMEVFFVSLDPAAEPVQHRLVVPKAGKVSDLCAALSEATDVPANQMVVADVFNHRFYKIYHADEHLSCILDRDDIFVYELSRGSVEEDGDEVVLALYLRERSHYRDYGTSLFGHPLLIATPRSQCSQEALYQLFLKRLARYVRPLDPSEEVEEEEEADEEEEELYKSQTNGVSDDEGEDDGEKPGPSKREREGRGEGSESEGNQSGDLAEEAEGGVSNSEPRTGCGREDGASVECGSSADAAPRGTRQQPSEEDEEEDEEEEEEVEEGGKEQATPPSPQSNERHAKRKCCHAKRRKRLFTIQAVNSNGTTERGMGEGGSAFSFSSQPYVAIDWDPDMKKKYYNEKEAEKYVTHQSMKIPHKQTTVQLQQCIELFTTVETLEEENPWYCPTCKKHQLATKKLDLWSLPEVLIIHLKRFSYTKYSREKLDTIVDFPLRNLDFSGYLLRKPGTDGEPPSRYDLIAVSNHYGGLRDGHYTSYARNKDNGQWYYFDDSKVTYAREEQIMTNAAYLLFYQRQDKIRQPTLPAPRDRSSSPTHSTNSVSSPDRDGMDGAASCVNMETD; encoded by the exons CTTTGTGTTGATCCCCGCAGAGGCGTGGCACAAGCTGCTGTCCTGGTACGGTATGGTGGCCGACCAGCCTCCCCTGGAGCGCAAG GTGGTCGACCTGCCCAGCACTGTCAAGGTAGAGGTCTACCCGGTGGAGATCTTCCTTTGTCTCCATAGCAACATGGATAACGTTCTCACCGCTCAGTTCAGCCGTGCAGACACTATAA CCACAATTCAGAAGACCATGCGGAAGCAGTTTGAGGTCCCCGAGAGCGCGGAGACGCGGCTGTGGATGAAGAGCTCTGACACGAGCTGTGAAAGGCTGCGCAACATCCACATGACCGTGCTGGACTCCTGCCTGAGCTCCGGCATG ACGGTGATCATGGAGATGAGAAACGCAGACGGTACCTGGCCCAGTTCCAGACCCCAGATCAT GAGGAACTCagaagagcaggactcgtacaGGGGCCAGCCTGGAGTGTGTGGCCTAACGAACCTGGGAAACACCTGCTTCATGAACTCCGCCCTGCAG TGTCTGAGCAACACTCCTCCCCTGACGGAGTACTTCCTGCGCAATGGCTACCTGGACGAGCTCAATTTCACGAACCCGCTGGGCATGAAGGGGGAGATCGCAGAGGCCTACGCCGACGTCATCAAGCAGATGTGGTCGGGGAGGCATTACTCTGTGGTGCCCCGCATCTTCAAG ACGAAGGTCGGCCACTTTGCCTCCCAGTTCCTGGGCTACCAGCAGCACGACTCCCAGGAGCTGCTGTCCTTCCTGCTCGACGGGTTGCACGAGGACCTGAACCGTGTGAAGAACAAGGAGTACATCGAGCTGAGGGATGCGGACGGCCGGCCCGACCAG GAGGTGGCAGAGGAGGCATGGCGTAACCACCGGCGACGGAATGACTCTGTCATCGTGGACACCTTCCACGGGCTCTTCAAGTCCACCCTGGTCTGCCCCGAGTGCCACAAGGTGTccgtgacctttgaccccttcTGCTACCTGAGCGTGCCGCTGCCCGTCAGCAAGGAGAGGGTGATGGAGGTGTTCTTTGTCTCTCTCGACCCTGCGGCCGAACCTGTGCAG cATCGCCTAGTGGTGCCCAAAGCTGGCAAAGTGTCAGACCTCTGCGCTGCTCTTTCCGAAGCGACAGATGtgccagccaatcag ATGGTTGTAGCAGACGTGTTCAATCATCGCTTCTACAAGATTTACCATGCCGACGAGCATCTCAGCTGCATCCTGGACCGGGACGATATCTTTGT GTACGAGCTGAGCCGGGGCTCTGTGGAGGAGGACGGGGACGAGGTAGTGCTGGCCCTCTACCTGCGGGAACGCTCCCACTACAGGGACTACGGGACCTCGCTTTTCGGACACCCGCTCCTCATCGCCACGCCCCGCAGCCAGTGCTCCCAGGAGGCCCTCTACCAGCTGTTCCTGAAGCGCCTGGC GCGCTACGTCCGTCCACTGGATCCgtcagaggaggtggaggaagaggaggaggcggatgaggaagaggaagagctgtACAAGTCCCAGACCAATGGCGTGAGCGATG ACGAGGGTGAAGACGATGGCGAGAAGCCAGGACCCTCcaagagagagcgggagggacGAGGGGAGGGGTCCGAATCGGAAGGGAACCAATCCGGCGACCTGGCCGAGGAAGCAGAAGGAGGCGTGTCCAACAGCGAGCCCAGGACGGGGTGCGGCAGGGAGGACGGGGCGTCCGTCGAGTGCGGGTCCAGCGCCGACGCGGCCCCGCGGGGGACGAGGCAGCAGCCCTccgaggaggacgaggaggaagacgaggaagaggaggaggaggtggaggaaggggggaaggaGCAAGCCACGCCCCCCAGCCCTCAGTCCAACGAGCGGCACGCCAAGAGGAAGTGCTGCCACGCCAAGCGCAGGAAGCGGCTCTTCACCATCCAGGCAGTGAACTCCAACGGCACCACAGAGAGGGGcatgggggagggaggcagcGCCTTCTCCTTTAGCT CCCAGCCATATGTGGCCATCGACTGGGACCCtgacatgaagaaaaaatactACAATGAGAAAGAGGCTGAG AAGTACGTGACGCACCAGAGCATGAAGATCCCGCACAAGCAGACGACGGTGCAGCTACAGCAGTGCATCGAGCTCTTCACCACAGTGGAGACGCTGGAGGAGGAGAATCCCTG GTACTGCCCGACCTGTAAGAAGCACCAGCTGGCCACGAAGAAGCTCGACCTATGGTCACTGCCTGAGGTCCTCATCATCCACCTGAAACGCTTCTCCTATACCAAGTACTCCCGCGAGAAGCTGGACACCATCGTGGACTTCCCGCTCAG AAACCTGGATTTTTCCGGCTATCTCCTGAGGAAGCCTGGTACAGATGGAGAGCCTCCAAGCCGATACGACCTGATAGCTGTGTCCAACCATTATGGAGGACTTAGGGACGGCCATT ATACCAGTTATGCACGGAACAAGGACAACGGACAGTGGTATTACTTTGACGACAGCAAGGTGACGTACGCAAGGGAGGAACAAATCATG ACCAATGCTGCCTACCTCCTGTTCTACCAACGGCAAGACAAGATCCGCCAGCCCACCCTCCCCGCTCCCCGAGAccgctcctcctctcccacccaCTCTACCAACAGCGTCTCTTCCCCTGACCGTGACGGAATGGATGGGGCCGCTTCCTGTGTAAACATGGAGACGGATTGA